One segment of Campylobacter concisus ATCC 51562 DNA contains the following:
- the queF gene encoding preQ(1) synthase translates to MSEEMKYGEKILKEFDVESDLEVWENKQIRDYVIKITLPEFCCLCPRSGYPDFATIYLEYIPNKLVVELKAIKLYINSFMSRNISHEDSINEIYSVLEKKLEPKFMKIVGDFNPRGNVHTVIEISSDLVVKKPVEEKEFAPKSRERSFSDKPRERRSTSDRGNRGSRDDKFKKDDKPRRSSNKEGFRKISYADDKKPKVVKKDK, encoded by the coding sequence ATGAGCGAAGAGATGAAGTATGGCGAGAAAATTTTGAAAGAATTTGACGTAGAGAGTGACCTTGAGGTCTGGGAAAATAAGCAAATAAGGGACTATGTCATAAAGATCACTCTGCCTGAGTTTTGCTGCCTTTGCCCTCGCTCTGGTTATCCTGACTTTGCGACGATATATCTTGAATACATCCCAAACAAGCTAGTTGTCGAGCTAAAAGCGATAAAGCTTTATATAAATAGCTTTATGAGCCGCAACATCAGCCATGAAGATAGTATAAATGAAATTTACTCTGTTTTAGAGAAAAAACTTGAGCCAAAATTTATGAAGATAGTGGGCGACTTTAACCCACGTGGAAATGTTCATACGGTTATTGAGATCAGCTCCGATCTAGTTGTAAAAAAGCCAGTTGAAGAGAAAGAATTTGCTCCAAAAAGTAGGGAGAGAAGCTTTAGCGATAAGCCACGTGAGAGACGAAGTACTAGTGATCGTGGCAATAGAGGCAGCAGAGATGATAAATTTAAAAAAGATGATAAGCCAAGAAGAAGCTCAAACAAAGAGGGCTTTAGAAAGATAAGCTATGCCGATGATAAGAAGCCAAAAGTAGTCAAAAAGGATAAATAA
- a CDS encoding HD domain-containing protein, which translates to MISAKLIEHIFKAASISRWNDYPKMTNLVELDKQAHKFIIAYFIAKQEQDADMNYIIEAGIFEFLSRVVVTDIRPDVFHHIQKTKKEQINSWVLSNLDSLISDIENGEFLERFKSYFKSDKKHEKERLILKAASYLATRWEFSIVYQTSQFLSDIEELKAKVEEEMEDYYELIGVRKIAMNQKLARLVDLSGRLRFQKRWAQTPRIPETAVLGHMLVVAILSYFYSLKAKACKKRLENNFFCALFHDLPESLTRDIISPVKYGVKGLNEIISEYEMRLIDERILPFVPEKIKDEFSYILGIRKDGEKFIKDEFENRTYERKIICHEGTMENVNEDKFNPIDGKALKYCDKLSAYIEAGISISYGVKSKELTDGFNNMYKFFSEKPKIDGVDFLEICDDFNEHFGLERPPLR; encoded by the coding sequence ATGATAAGTGCTAAGCTTATAGAACATATCTTTAAAGCAGCATCTATATCACGTTGGAACGACTATCCAAAGATGACAAATTTAGTCGAGCTTGATAAGCAGGCTCATAAATTTATCATCGCTTATTTCATAGCAAAACAAGAACAAGATGCCGATATGAACTATATCATTGAGGCTGGAATTTTTGAGTTTTTAAGTAGGGTCGTGGTCACTGACATACGTCCAGATGTCTTTCATCATATACAAAAGACAAAAAAAGAGCAGATAAATAGCTGGGTTTTAAGTAATCTTGATAGCCTTATTTCAGATATTGAAAATGGCGAGTTTTTAGAGAGATTTAAAAGTTATTTTAAAAGTGATAAAAAGCATGAAAAAGAACGCCTCATCCTAAAAGCAGCTAGCTATCTTGCCACTAGGTGGGAATTTTCTATCGTCTATCAAACGAGCCAATTTTTAAGTGATATAGAAGAGCTTAAAGCTAAGGTTGAAGAGGAGATGGAGGATTATTACGAGCTAATTGGCGTTAGAAAGATCGCTATGAATCAAAAATTAGCCCGCCTTGTAGATCTAAGTGGCAGGCTAAGGTTTCAAAAGCGCTGGGCACAAACGCCTCGCATCCCTGAAACTGCGGTCTTAGGACATATGCTAGTTGTTGCGATACTTAGCTATTTTTATTCACTCAAAGCAAAAGCTTGTAAAAAACGTCTAGAAAATAACTTCTTTTGTGCGCTATTTCACGACCTACCAGAGAGTCTCACAAGGGATATCATAAGCCCTGTGAAATACGGCGTAAAGGGGCTAAATGAGATCATTAGTGAGTATGAGATGAGGCTTATTGATGAGAGGATTTTGCCATTTGTGCCAGAAAAGATCAAAGATGAGTTTAGCTATATCCTTGGCATCAGAAAAGATGGCGAGAAATTTATAAAAGATGAGTTTGAAAATAGGACTTACGAGCGCAAGATCATATGCCACGAAGGGACGATGGAAAACGTAAATGAGGATAAATTTAACCCAATCGATGGTAAAGCACTAAAATACTGCGACAAGCTCTCAGCCTACATAGAAGCTGGAATTTCTATAAGCTACGGTGTCAAATCAAAAGAGCTAACTGACGGCTTTAATAATATGTATAAATTTTTTAGCGAAAAACCTAAGATCGACGGAGTGGATTTTTTAGAAATTTGTGATGATTTTAATGAGCATTTTGGTTTAGAAAGACCCCCTCTCAGATAA
- a CDS encoding flagellar hook protein FlgE, whose amino-acid sequence MRGFYNGISGIKTQSFGMDVWANNISNINNVGFKASIPEFKNLINQHMASAGSGPTNNQVGLGATKQTTALKMTNGSFQNTDNNFDLAIGGKGFFGVVDKNGRNYYTRTGSFDIDGAGNLVDNKGNLLLGTLTSFTPVTPSANALRKYGQTKGTTQAFTAKEEDLKLGDTGSQKGINLPHFLYMPAKQTKNINLKGNLDSSLITDKRTTAIDATNFNYTLDNTNKTISLNGQIPLSQTRFGAKAGDSVVVKVKDGDGKFSEFSTTLESDGSWHINNKSLKFMNFASLDVKAEVTSLVEVANKEKLSSEIYNSDGTKSLVTINFTKQIPQGGNQTTWNTTATITDANGVVQNTAMGTLTFDGSGRLVTNTLTSVGNVALNFLGDGDANVYNGITSSANSKKDFVIKADGYAEGNLTKYSVDDRGNIMANFDNSRSFIVAKIALFHFQNEQGVSKVGDNLYEATPNSGEAFFYKNKAGETIYGSQILANKLEMSNVDLGQALSEVIVTQKAYEASAKSITTSDEMIQTAIQMKK is encoded by the coding sequence ATGAGAGGTTTTTACAACGGAATTAGTGGCATTAAAACACAAAGCTTTGGCATGGATGTTTGGGCAAATAATATCTCAAATATCAACAACGTAGGTTTTAAAGCTTCAATCCCTGAGTTTAAAAATTTAATCAATCAACATATGGCTTCTGCTGGAAGTGGTCCAACTAACAATCAAGTAGGTCTTGGAGCTACAAAACAAACGACAGCTTTAAAGATGACAAATGGTAGTTTTCAAAATACTGATAATAACTTCGACCTAGCTATAGGCGGTAAAGGCTTTTTTGGTGTCGTTGATAAAAATGGTAGAAACTACTACACAAGAACAGGTAGCTTCGATATAGATGGGGCTGGAAATTTAGTAGATAATAAAGGCAACTTGCTTCTTGGTACGTTAACAAGTTTTACTCCAGTCACTCCAAGTGCTAATGCTCTTAGAAAATATGGTCAAACAAAAGGTACCACGCAGGCATTTACTGCAAAAGAAGAGGATCTAAAACTAGGCGATACTGGCTCACAAAAAGGTATAAATTTACCTCATTTTTTATATATGCCAGCCAAGCAAACAAAAAATATAAATTTAAAAGGCAACCTAGACTCAAGCCTTATAACAGATAAACGAACAACAGCCATTGATGCGACAAATTTTAATTATACACTCGATAATACAAACAAAACTATCTCACTAAATGGACAAATTCCGCTAAGTCAGACAAGGTTTGGTGCAAAAGCAGGCGATAGCGTAGTGGTAAAAGTAAAAGACGGCGATGGTAAATTTAGTGAGTTTTCAACCACGCTAGAGAGCGATGGCAGCTGGCATATAAACAATAAAAGCCTAAAATTTATGAATTTTGCTAGCTTAGATGTAAAAGCTGAAGTTACTTCACTAGTTGAAGTAGCTAATAAAGAAAAACTAAGCTCAGAGATATATAACAGTGATGGTACAAAGAGCTTAGTAACTATAAATTTTACAAAGCAAATCCCTCAAGGTGGCAATCAAACTACCTGGAATACAACAGCTACGATAACTGATGCTAATGGTGTTGTACAAAATACAGCTATGGGAACACTTACTTTTGATGGTAGCGGTAGGCTTGTTACAAATACATTAACAAGCGTTGGAAACGTAGCTTTAAATTTTCTTGGCGATGGAGATGCAAATGTTTATAATGGCATAACAAGCTCGGCCAATTCAAAAAAAGACTTTGTCATAAAAGCAGATGGCTACGCCGAAGGAAATCTCACAAAATATAGCGTTGATGATCGTGGAAATATCATGGCAAATTTTGACAATTCTCGCTCATTTATAGTTGCAAAAATAGCTCTATTTCACTTCCAAAATGAGCAAGGCGTATCAAAAGTAGGTGATAATCTCTATGAAGCAACTCCAAATTCAGGTGAAGCATTTTTTTATAAAAATAAAGCTGGTGAGACTATTTATGGCTCACAAATTCTTGCAAATAAACTTGAAATGAGTAATGTCGATCTTGGTCAAGCGCTAAGTGAGGTTATAGTCACACAAAAGGCTTATGAGGCTAGTGCAAAAAGTATCACAACAAGTGATGAGATGATCCAGACTGCTATTCAAATGAAGAAATAA
- a CDS encoding flagellar basal body rod modification protein: protein MASVSDITTQTTQQKNAEKKAKAKQDAAAGTGTNPNAQLDKDAFMKLLLTELQYQDPTSPMDTEKMLTQTSQLASLEMQQNTNSAMKELVNQLKSNANAYAISALGKMVSTGSNSVLLTDEQKTVNFALYFKSDLANGKLEIKNANGEVVRSIDIKDLKSGVRRISWDGKDDSGKQLPNGAYTVSVNYTGKDGNSYKTQVGSYPVEAVKFVDGKAMIKIAGEYVPMDKISEFYEG from the coding sequence ATGGCTTCAGTTTCAGATATAACTACACAAACAACTCAACAAAAAAACGCTGAGAAAAAGGCAAAAGCAAAGCAAGATGCGGCAGCTGGCACAGGAACTAACCCAAATGCGCAGCTAGATAAAGATGCATTTATGAAGCTACTTTTAACAGAGCTTCAGTATCAAGACCCAACAAGTCCTATGGATACTGAAAAGATGCTCACACAAACTAGCCAGCTAGCATCGCTAGAGATGCAACAAAATACAAACTCAGCTATGAAAGAGCTTGTAAATCAATTAAAATCAAATGCAAATGCCTACGCCATATCAGCTCTTGGCAAAATGGTCTCAACTGGTTCAAACTCAGTTTTACTAACAGATGAGCAAAAAACTGTAAATTTTGCACTTTATTTTAAATCAGATCTTGCAAATGGCAAGCTTGAAATTAAAAATGCAAATGGAGAGGTCGTTCGTTCAATTGATATAAAAGATCTAAAATCAGGAGTTCGCAGAATATCTTGGGATGGTAAAGATGATTCTGGAAAACAATTACCAAACGGCGCATATACAGTTTCTGTTAATTACACTGGAAAAGATGGTAATTCATACAAGACTCAAGTAGGTAGCTATCCAGTCGAGGCAGTAAAATTTGTAGACGGCAAAGCCATGATAAAAATCGCAGGCGAATATGTCCCAATGGATAAAATATCTGAATTTTACGAAGGATAA
- a CDS encoding flagellar hook-length control protein FliK yields MQAYTAKNNVDLLAPAATKKSTTAKKSQNNGEFLSMVLDAAASKANSGQKITEKDIKEIVKTVDTQKETLQKAQSENAAKISTALEEKLDENTKNELYENANFMQLLQVLEILNGNEKVSKFPNFSDKIANFLSVPENVEELSNVKSVSDLIDLAKKFDLGLENIEISNEDVPKLNEMFKNLGKQEFFTPIKTEDKPFYLKELKNEVEQTIIKNEPKEVVKLDTLLKEVVTNPTNEVKNLVKEEPKKLDDSEVKLDDESLDIELENEPKAKVNLHEQKAQKAPTLESLLFPEREQMTKSEPTEETFASDNKSELNQMVKDIANSAKHQLQTKAEIKETLSNFSSTLKEQVQNYKAPITRFNITLNPLNLGEVEITMVNRGNNLHVNFNSTTATMNLFLQNQAEFKNSLVNMGFTELEMNFSDQNQRQDKKEQAKNKYSSNQSDESENTQAEQSLLELVIPRYI; encoded by the coding sequence ATGCAAGCTTATACAGCGAAAAACAACGTAGATTTGTTAGCTCCTGCGGCCACCAAAAAGTCTACAACTGCAAAGAAATCTCAAAACAACGGCGAGTTTTTGTCGATGGTTTTAGATGCAGCTGCGAGCAAGGCAAATAGCGGACAAAAGATAACTGAAAAAGATATCAAAGAGATAGTAAAAACGGTTGATACTCAAAAAGAGACGCTACAAAAAGCTCAAAGTGAAAATGCAGCAAAAATTTCAACCGCACTTGAAGAAAAATTGGACGAAAACACAAAAAACGAGCTTTATGAAAATGCAAATTTCATGCAGCTTTTGCAGGTTTTAGAAATTCTAAATGGAAATGAAAAAGTAAGCAAATTCCCAAATTTTAGCGACAAAATAGCAAATTTCTTAAGTGTGCCTGAAAACGTCGAAGAGCTTAGTAATGTTAAGAGCGTTAGTGACCTTATTGATCTTGCTAAGAAATTTGACCTTGGCCTTGAAAATATAGAAATTTCAAACGAAGATGTGCCAAAACTAAATGAGATGTTTAAAAATTTAGGTAAGCAAGAATTTTTCACACCAATAAAAACCGAAGACAAGCCTTTTTACCTAAAAGAGCTAAAAAACGAGGTCGAGCAAACTATCATAAAAAATGAACCAAAAGAGGTCGTAAAGCTCGATACTTTATTAAAAGAGGTAGTGACAAATCCAACTAATGAAGTTAAAAATTTAGTAAAAGAAGAGCCTAAAAAGCTAGATGATAGCGAAGTAAAACTTGACGATGAGTCATTAGATATAGAGCTAGAAAACGAGCCAAAAGCAAAGGTAAATTTACACGAGCAAAAGGCACAAAAAGCCCCAACTCTTGAGTCACTACTATTTCCAGAAAGAGAGCAGATGACCAAAAGTGAGCCAACCGAAGAGACCTTTGCAAGCGATAATAAATCAGAGCTAAATCAAATGGTAAAAGATATCGCAAATAGCGCTAAACACCAGCTTCAGACAAAGGCTGAGATAAAAGAGACGCTTAGCAACTTCTCTTCTACGCTAAAAGAGCAGGTGCAAAACTACAAAGCTCCGATCACTCGTTTTAACATCACGCTTAATCCACTAAATTTAGGCGAAGTTGAGATCACGATGGTAAATCGTGGCAACAACTTACATGTAAATTTTAACTCAACCACGGCTACGATGAATCTCTTTTTACAAAATCAAGCCGAGTTTAAAAATAGTCTTGTGAATATGGGATTTACCGAGCTTGAGATGAATTTCTCAGATCAAAATCAAAGACAAGATAAAAAAGAACAAGCAAAAAACAAATACAGCTCAAATCAAAGCGATGAGAGCGAAAACACTCAAGCGGAACAAAGCTTGCTTGAGCTAGTAATACCAAGATATATTTAG
- the typA gene encoding translational GTPase TypA: protein MEKIRNIAVIAHVDHGKTTMVDELLKQSGTFNEHQSVGERVMDSNDIERERGITILSKNTAIRYKDTKINIIDTPGHADFGGEVERVLKMVDGVLLLVDAQEGVMPQTKFVVKKALSLGLRPIVVVNKIDKPAGDPDRVINEIFDLFVALDANDEQLEFPVVYAAAKNGYAKLKLSDENINMQPLFETILAHVPAPSGSDENPLQLQVFTLDYDNYVGKIGIARIFNGKISKNQNVMLAKADGTKTTGRISKLIGFMGLERTDINEAGTGDIVAIAGFDALDVGDSVVDPNNPHPLDPLHIEEPTLSVVFSVNDGPLAGTEGKHVTSNKIDERLANEMKTNIAMKYENIGEGKFKVSGRGELQITILAENMRREGYEFLLGRPEVIVKEINGVKCEPYELLVIDAPDDTTGTVIEKLGKRKAEMVSMNPTGDGQTRIEFEIPARGLIGFRSQFLTDTKGEGVMNHSFLEFRPLSGTVEHRTNGALVSMENGVTLAYSLFNLQDRGVLFLDPQAKVYVGMIIGEHSRPNDLDVNPIKGKNLTNVRASGSDDAIKLVPPRKLSLERALEWIEDDELVEVTPINIRVRKRYLDPTERKRKAKL from the coding sequence TTGGAAAAGATACGAAATATAGCCGTCATCGCACACGTCGACCACGGTAAAACAACAATGGTTGATGAGCTTTTGAAGCAGTCAGGAACATTTAACGAACATCAAAGCGTTGGCGAACGTGTCATGGATAGCAACGACATCGAAAGAGAACGTGGCATCACGATCCTTTCTAAAAATACTGCTATTCGCTACAAAGATACAAAGATCAACATCATTGACACCCCAGGCCACGCCGACTTTGGTGGCGAGGTAGAGCGCGTTCTTAAGATGGTTGATGGCGTTTTGCTACTTGTTGATGCGCAAGAAGGTGTTATGCCACAAACTAAATTTGTCGTCAAAAAGGCGCTCTCACTAGGACTTCGCCCAATCGTCGTTGTAAATAAGATAGATAAACCTGCAGGCGATCCAGACCGCGTTATAAATGAAATTTTTGACCTTTTTGTAGCACTTGACGCAAACGATGAGCAGTTAGAATTCCCAGTAGTTTATGCCGCTGCTAAAAATGGCTACGCAAAGCTAAAACTAAGCGATGAAAATATAAATATGCAGCCACTTTTTGAGACTATCTTGGCTCACGTACCAGCTCCAAGTGGTAGCGATGAAAACCCACTTCAGCTTCAAGTTTTTACTCTTGATTATGATAACTACGTTGGCAAGATCGGTATTGCAAGAATTTTTAATGGCAAAATATCTAAAAACCAAAATGTTATGCTTGCAAAGGCTGATGGCACAAAGACAACTGGTAGAATTTCAAAGTTAATTGGTTTTATGGGTCTTGAAAGAACCGATATTAACGAAGCTGGTACTGGCGACATCGTAGCGATCGCTGGCTTTGATGCGCTTGACGTTGGCGATAGCGTCGTTGATCCAAACAACCCTCATCCGCTTGATCCACTCCATATCGAAGAGCCAACCCTTAGCGTTGTATTTTCTGTAAATGACGGCCCACTAGCAGGCACTGAAGGCAAACACGTCACATCAAACAAGATCGATGAGCGCCTTGCAAACGAGATGAAGACAAATATCGCGATGAAATACGAAAATATCGGCGAGGGCAAATTTAAAGTAAGTGGTCGTGGCGAGCTTCAGATTACTATTTTGGCTGAAAATATGCGCCGCGAGGGCTATGAATTTTTACTTGGCAGACCTGAGGTCATCGTAAAAGAGATAAACGGCGTAAAATGCGAGCCATACGAGCTTTTGGTTATCGATGCGCCTGATGATACGACAGGCACAGTCATAGAAAAACTTGGCAAAAGAAAAGCGGAAATGGTCTCTATGAACCCAACAGGCGATGGCCAAACAAGGATCGAGTTTGAGATCCCAGCGCGTGGGCTTATCGGCTTTAGAAGCCAGTTTTTGACTGATACAAAAGGCGAGGGCGTTATGAACCACAGCTTTTTGGAGTTTAGACCACTTAGTGGAACAGTGGAGCACAGAACAAATGGTGCTTTAGTTTCGATGGAAAACGGAGTAACGCTTGCTTATTCGCTATTTAACTTGCAAGATCGTGGTGTGCTTTTCCTTGATCCGCAAGCAAAAGTCTATGTGGGCATGATCATCGGCGAGCACAGCCGTCCAAACGACCTTGATGTAAATCCTATCAAGGGCAAAAACCTAACAAATGTGCGTGCAAGCGGTAGCGACGATGCGATCAAGCTTGTGCCACCTAGAAAGCTAAGCCTTGAGCGCGCGCTAGAGTGGATAGAAGATGACGAGCTAGTCGAGGTTACGCCTATAAATATCCGCGTTCGCAAGCGCTATTTAGATCCAACAGAACGCAAAAGAAAAGCAAAACTCTAA
- a CDS encoding cytochrome c-type protein TorY, whose amino-acid sequence MKMLFLAPVLACSLAFSADVIAKDANITLDGKMIGKIEVLTPVEVVEKGDKTSKIKVNGVVSANYLAQLQRSIEDPEIFVAFNDESEANFKKVKDLEDDYGEVWYQAEGVYEVPNDALGGDTKKLYVKAQQIYEETCSACHRLHEPNSFTAAQWPANLAGMVDAKFVALDETDLNLVLKYLQHNAKKVK is encoded by the coding sequence ATGAAAATGCTATTTTTAGCCCCTGTCTTAGCATGTAGTCTTGCTTTTAGTGCAGATGTCATCGCAAAAGATGCCAATATAACGCTAGATGGCAAGATGATCGGAAAGATCGAGGTTTTAACACCAGTCGAAGTCGTCGAAAAAGGCGATAAAACGAGCAAAATCAAGGTTAATGGCGTAGTTTCGGCAAACTATTTAGCCCAACTTCAAAGAAGTATAGAAGATCCAGAAATCTTTGTAGCTTTTAATGACGAGAGTGAGGCAAATTTCAAAAAAGTAAAAGATCTTGAAGATGACTACGGCGAGGTTTGGTACCAAGCAGAGGGCGTTTATGAAGTGCCAAATGACGCACTTGGTGGTGATACAAAAAAGCTTTACGTAAAAGCACAACAAATTTATGAAGAGACCTGCTCTGCGTGTCATAGACTTCATGAGCCAAATAGCTTTACAGCGGCTCAGTGGCCAGCAAATTTAGCTGGAATGGTCGATGCGAAATTTGTAGCACTAGATGAAACTGACCTAAATTTAGTGCTCAAATACTTACAACACAATGC